The Plasmodium brasilianum strain Bolivian I chromosome 14, whole genome shotgun sequence genome contains a region encoding:
- a CDS encoding ABC transporter C family member 2, translating to MSWKKGKGYNGLSQGSLIKNISWFHFVTFSWVRNLLKDIKKNEDFKLPKIDENTAIEYYTYRLTENLKKGKFQKKKKKKKNSLSNRFLVTKDRPHSCLYKHDDESNTGGTKNIRKKKKGVKVEVEAAVEVDEEEEKVFQHRGITLSLIETFKVPLICIAFFHILHNIFLIFVALCIENYILIIKGHKTLSLPVIQRYSNILFGFIVILVIGLDLFFDAMLTFCDYRWKINMEITIMYFLYKINLGRYTNSITNSLFRYSIDSDNHIDYKPNASRRSLDKKDVYIKDQIATSEYISRVEYGGVDICSSKFSKQVEHKNVREKDAEAEAEAGIATGEHAIFAEDDAKEKGEDDYTIEIKRGDTYNKYAYSVSESNFSRQARTDEVSDASEKKRGSNFDITLNVYSGSEDESAKFEKEYKQYLSYRERSSSNNINSNNCIENGNSRYLNRDNMNSNKRNSNKDWSEEDSGHITTEYDYRKEADESLEEEKNENDACDINIYNIMFVDTPFLIYYVSSAVDVTNMLIKFSISFYMFYHRMGGESVIHGILLIVFLYSLMFIFQFSSSLFKRKYLKYRDMRISNMHHVLKEYKLMKIFNWESIAFDYINYYRIKEMKFCKIRVYLNSLSNYINTVSFNAVEVAIFFFFIRGELNSSKPINVSSIITPLFLYKSLISGMSNMPSIINNLLEGSINIGRINRYIHHYMHAGEVLHYSKCPLNRGSGSSNYHSDNRNNAENTISSYNLFVQNFSKNGKGKNYEQFRKNMNMQYKKKNLTNFLKFLFFPERQKTVGPLVQDEEAIISSKHSSYGLIPNAHCLSKNASITYLERNHRGSTGNGEKKYSNERIRSEHEGKVHGGESAGTSAEETDSSIIIKLQNCSFDPSRISRNMGKSNSLKNINLTLKNNTIAIIIGNVGSGKTLFFNSILGKFKISEGGYYVKNFLYDMPVLYVPQFHWVSVGTVRSMITFGNRYIPSIYYKTVVQSKLLHDILSFKKKDMRYVNDEHSLSKGQKARICLARALYHHYIHMNDLFIEHEKRKSYDRKLQRNKVNFEKDHSKLNSIHVDDGTTERIDAFNTTSNIYHTDNTNNKENNECREKHHDTDLSTNYSCNTTNGTLNNNGIYGGAQNFDCTVQTGKDKSKKENFANGEKEEEEGNGEEIPIFVDESVGTCLKEHNMSYLYLFDDVFSALDPCNAKDIFYNLFCDKKEIEHFKKNCGFLLTMNENIWNSFLIDDIISDLQYKVDVYKLGNNSLQYLGDVFDYMKKNDIKIEKDLNKVLLKDMDFLFNEKEANAKGKLIISKSNVKYKKFMVLKQFKTIYSFKIEPTNSDLGNYTRGYSTISQNYIDNELELKKVGNPVSSNLSKKNSMINNYTEILVKKETDFNKSFDKNEEIYEHEFKNVCTFLQAQLKNYYYIYDENNIDRNENEDEGRFKGNIKLDTFTWYFNKLGKSLIIVIIVFMFLSIFLDEIKNVLLFLASTLLRSGDENDAEILKQQFMYLKYFVLLPSVSLVTTLTSFMLIAHGIVSSAKKVHTEVLYSILYAPIHAFYNNNLGNIINRFITDINVLDNGIIKRFYKTCYTFFRFLFTVCLLNYLVKHTVFVFPFVMLIIYYYVFKKYSSGCKEAQRGYLCSHSPLCTIYSNTLLGKDIINIYKKNSYFLKSYEDRIYAFRNFCLFKWSLTIWASLYVQLIVLLLTSFYIVYPYLFFSLATNNNFSNGMDTVMMNADSTQNSTMLNDNMMNNSTMNSSTMNSSTMSSNMSNEKNASTIGYCITFSCSLGFIIKGLIYDYTHVEKEMCSTQRLEECSKMIKEKVFFDDKDHEVEANFSNSITTTKGSSSSSSSGGGSGGKIQVNGKKQRNSSSCSGKVNDSSVSTRELSSISPNEETTMVSYIVTEDESKKKYGIHFENVFVSYKKKIYIDRTRNMYYYADEKSCLRNINIYALKYQKIGIVGKSGAGKSTTILSILGLIPTTRGNITIEGRNIRSFSLEERKNIIGVLPQSSFFFLHWNIRTFIDPYQNFSDDDIVDAFKLIGINLTYNDLDKYIHKQKKKKKGETPAEGKKTNVINELKNKKVNTKMNMKMKMMNMIKMNIKKKNKDQNIANPDNFISLSDDCIRYLSLVRIFLNRHKYKLVLIDEMPVLNLCLDNNKLNNFFSSDIKSFEYIIKNYFKNITVLIIAHDASTLSCCDFIYVISKGEVVYKCSCTDVKTQGELAEIIQQQA from the exons aaaaaaaaaaaaaaaaatagcttgTCTAATAGGTTCCTTGTTACAAAGGATAGACCACACAGTTGTTTATACAAACATGATGATGAATCAAACACAGGTGGGACGAAAAAcataaggaaaaagaaaaaaggagtGAAAGTAGAAGTAGAAGCAGCAGTAGAAGTAGAcgaagaggaagaaaaagtTTTCCAGCACCGAGGAATTACTTTATCCTTGATAGAAACATTTAAAGTGCCACTGATATGTATtgctttttttcatattctgcataatatatttttaatttttgttgcACTATgtatagaaaattatatattaataataaaagggcATAAGACACTATCATTACCAGTTATACAAAGATATTCAAATATACTCTTTGGTTTCATTGTAATATTAGTAATTGGTTTAGATCTTTTTTTTGATGCTATGTTAACCTTCTGCGATTATAgatggaaaataaatatggagATAAcgataatgtattttttatacaaaattaatcTTGGTAGATATACGAACTCTATTACTAATTCGTTATTTCGTTATAGCATTGACAGTGATAACCATATAGACTACAAACCTAATGCAAGTCGTCGTAGTTTGGACAAAAAAGATGTATACATTAAGGACCAGATAGCCACTAGTGAGTACATATCTCGCGTAGAATACGGTGGTGTCGATATATGCAGTTCAAAATTTAGCAAACAGGTtgaacataaaaatgtaagaGAAAAAGATGCAGAAGCAGAAGCAGAAGCAGGTATAGCAACAGGAGAGCATGCCATTTTTGCAGAAGATGATGCAAAGGAAAAAGGAGAAGACGACTACACGATAGAAATTAAAAGGGGtgatacatataataaatacgCCTATAGTGTTAGCGAGAGCAATTTTTCCAGACAAGCACGAACCGACGAAGTGAGTGACGCAAGTGAGAAGAAAAGAGGTAGTAATTTTGATATTACTTTAAATGTTTATAGTGGAAGTGAAGATGAAAGTGCCAAGTTtgaaaaggaatataaaCAATACTTGTCATATAGGGAAAGAAGCtcaagtaataatataaatagtaataattgtATTGAAAATGGGAATAGTAGATACTTAAATAGAGATAATATGAACTCAAACAAGAGAAATAGTAACAAGGATTGGTCAGAGGAAGATAGTGGACATATTACTACTGAGTATGATTACAGAAAAGAAGCGGATGAATCATTggaagaagagaaaaatgaaaatgatgcatgtgatataaatatttacaatataatGTTTGTGGATACgccttttttaatatactatGTAAGCTCTGCAGTAGATGTAACAAACATGTTAATTAAGTTTTCTATATccttttatatgttttatcaTCGAATGGGTGGTGAATCAGTGATACATGGCATTCTTTTAATAGTGTTTTTGTATAGTTTAATGTTTATCTTTCAATTTTCATCTAGTTTATTTAAAcgaaaatatttgaaatatagAGATATGCGAATCAGTAACATGCATCATGTTTTgaaagaatataaattaatgaaaattttcaattGGGAATCTATTGCTTTTGATTATATTAACTATTACAGAATAAAAGAGATGAAGTTTTGCAAAATTCGAGTTTACCTGAACTCGTTAAGTAATTACATTAATACCGTTTCTTTTAATGCTGTTGAAGtagctatattttttttttttataagaggTGAATTAAACAGTAGTAAACCAATTAATGTTAGTTCTATAATTActcctctttttctttataaatcCTTGATTTCTGGTATGTCTAACATGCCtagtataattaataatttactgGAAGGATCCATAAACATTGGGCGTATAAATAGGTACATTCATCATTATATGCATGCGGGCGAGGTTTTGCACTATTCGAAGTGTCCCTTGAACAGAGGTAGCGGTAGCAGTAACTACCACAGTGACAACCGTAACAATGCTGAGAACACAATTAGCAGCTACAATTTGTTTGTTCagaatttttcaaaaaatgggaaagggaaaaattatgaacagttcaggaaaaatatgaacatgcaatataaaaaaaaaaatttaacaaattttttaaaatttctatttttcccAGAAAGGCAGAAAACTGTGGGTCCCCTGGTGCAAGATGAAGAAGCGATAATTAGTTCAAAGCACAGTAGTTACGGTTTGATCCCGAATGCTCATTGTTTAAGTAAAAACGCATCGATAACCTATTTAGAAAGGAACCATCGGGGTAGCACAGGAAATGGGGAAAAGAAATACAGTAATGAAAGGATTAGAAGTGAACACGAGGGGAAAGTACACGGAGGAGAATCGGCAGGAACATCAGCAGAAGAAACAGACAGCAGTATCATTATAAAACTTCAGAATTGCAGCTTTGATCCGAGTAGAATAAGCCGCAACATGGGAAAGAGTAACTCGTTGAAAAACATAAATCtaacattaaaaaacaatacaATAGCAATAATTATAGGTAATGTTGGTTCAGgtaaaacattattttttaattcaatttTAGGAAAATTTAAGATTTCAGAAGGAGGTTATTAtgtgaaaaattttttatatgatatgCCAGTTTTGTATGTACCACAATTTCATTGGGTATCAGTAGGGACAGTAAGATCGATGATTACATTTGGTAATAGGTACATACCatctatttattataaaacagTAGTACAGAGTAAGTTGTTACATGATATACTTTCATTTAAGAAGAAAGATATGAGATATGTCAATGATGAACATAGTTTAAGTAAAGGACAGAAGGCAAGAATATGTTTAGCAAGGGCTTTGTATCatcattatatacatatgaatgatttatttattgaaCATGAAAAGAGGAAAAGTTATGATCGAAAATTACAACGGAACAAAgtaaattttgaaaaggaTCATTCTAAACTTAATTCAATACATGTCGATGATGGAACTACAGAGCGGATAGATGCATTTAATACTACcagtaatatatatcataccgataacacaaataataaagagaATAATGAATGCAGGGAAAAACATCATGATACAGATTTATCAACAAATTATAGCTGCAATACTACAAACGGAACTCTCAACAATAATGGTATATACGGAGGTGCGCAAAATTTTGATTGCACCGTTCAAACTGGAAAAGATAAgagtaaaaaggaaaattttgcTAATGgagaaaaggaagaagaggAGGGGAATGGGGAGGAAATCCCCATTTTTGTTGATGAATCTGTGGGCACCTGTTTAAAGGAGCATAACATGTCCTATCTGTACTTATTTGATGATGTTTTTAGTGCCTTAGATCCGTGTAATGCGAAagacatattttataatttattttgtgaTAAGAAGGAAATAGAACATTTTAAGAAAAACTGCggttttttattaacaatgAACGAAAATATATGGAATAGTTTTTTAATAGATGACATCATTAGTGATCTTCAATATAAAGTTGATGTGTACAAATTAGGGAACAATTCATTACAATATTTGGGGGACGTGTTtgattatatgaaaaaaaatgatataaaaattgaaaaagacCTGAACA aagttttGTTAAAAGACAtggattttttatttaatgaaaaagaagcaAATGCAAAGGGAAAGCTGATTATAAGCAAAAGTAatgtgaaatataaaaaatttatggtATTAAAACAGTTTAAGAcgatttattcatttaaaattgaGCCAACAAACAGCGATTTGGGAAATTACACGAGGGGATACTCGACCATTTCACAGAATTACATAGATAACGAATTGGAGTTAAAAAAAGTGGGCAACCCAGTTAGTAGTAACCTTAGTAAGAAGAATAGTAtgattaataattatacGGAAATTTTAGTGAAGAAAGAAACagattttaataaatcatttGATAAGAATGAAGAGATATATGAacatgaatttaaaaatgtgtgCACATTTCTACAGgcacaattaaaaaattattattacatatatgatGAGAATAATATTGACAGGAATGAAAATGAAGATGAAGGACGATTCAAGGGAAACATAAAATTAGATACATTTACATGgtattttaacaaattaggaaaatcattaataatagtaattattgtttttatgtttttatcaatatttttggatgagataaaaaatgtattactGTTTTTAGCTAGTACCTTGTTGAGAAGTGGAGATGAAAACGATgcagaaatattaaaacaacaatttatgtatttgaaatattttgtattattaccATCCGTATCTTTAGTAACAACATTAACTTCTTTTATGTTAATAGCACATGGTATTGTATCATCAGCTAAAAAAGTTCATACAGAAGTGTTATATAGTATTTTATATGCACCAATACAtgcattttataataacaatttaggaaatataataaatagatTTATTACAGATATTAATGTATTAGATAATGGAATAATTAAAAGATTTTATAAAACTTGTTATAccttttttcgttttttgtTTACTGTATGtttgttaaattatttagTTAAACATactgtttttgtttttccctttgtcatgttaataatttattattatgttttcaaaaaatattcaagtGGTTGTAAAGAAGCGCAGAGAGGGTATTTATGTTCACATTCACCTCTTTGTACTATTTATAGTAATACCTTACTAGGTAAAGATAtaatcaatatatataaaaaaaatagctatTTCTTAAAATCATATGAAGACCGCATATATGCCTTTAGGAATTTCTGTTTATTTAAATGGTCTCTTACTATTTGGGCATCTCTATACGTTCAACTGATTGTATTACTTTTGACCTCCTTTTATATTGTATACccatatttgtttttttcacttgctactaataataattttagcaATGGAATGGATACTGTCATGATGAACGCTGATAGTACCCAGAACAGTACCATgttaaatgataatatgaTGAATAACAGCACGATGAATAGCAGTACAATGAACAGTAGCACCATGAGTAGTAATATGTCAAATGAAAAGAACGCGAGTACCATTGGTTACTGTATCACCTTTTCATGCAGTCTTGGTTTTATAATAAAGGgattaatatatgattatacCCATGTTGAAAAGGAAATGTGTAGTACACAGAGATTAGAAGAATGCTCTAAAATGATTAAGGAAAAGGTTTTCTTCGATGATAAGGACCATGAGGTAGAAGCAAATTTTAGTAACTCTATTACAACGACAAAgggtagtagcagtagtagtagcagtggTGGTGGTAGTGGCGGTAAAATCCAAGTGAATGGAAAGAAACAAAGGAATAGTAGTAGCTGTAGTGGAAAAGTAAACGACTCCTCTGTGTCTACAAGAGAATTGTCGTCAATTTCTCCTAATGAAGAGACGACGATGGTTTCTTATATAGTTACTGAAGACGAGTCTAAAAAGAAATACGGAATTCATTTTGAAAATGTTTTTGTaagttacaaaaaaaaaatttatattgaCAGAACGAGGAATATGTACTACTATGCTGATGAAAAGTCTTGTTTacgaaatattaatatatatgctctTAAGTATCAAAAAATAGGAATAGTAGGTAAATCAGGTGCAGGTAAAAGTACAACCATTTTATCTATCCTAGGTTTAATACCAACAACTAGAGGAAATATAACAATTGAAGGAAGAAATATAAGATCCTTTAGCTTAgaagaaaggaaaaacatTATTGGTGTGTTACCTCAATcatcctttttctttttacattGGAATATAAGGACGTTTATTGATCCTTATCAGAATTTTTCGGATGACGATATTGTAGATgcttttaaattaatagGAATAAACTTGACATACAATGACTTGgataagtatatacataaacagaaaaagaagaaaaaaggagaaacACCGgcagaaggaaaaaaaacaaatgtaattaatgaactaaaaaataaaaaagtgaacacaaaaatgaacatgaagatgaaaatgatgaatatGATAAAGATGAAtatcaagaaaaaaaataaagatcaAAATATTGCCAATCCAGATAACTTCATTTCCTTATCAGATGATTGTATACGTTACTTATCCTTAGTTCGAATTTTCCTAAACAGGCACAAGTACAAATTAGTGTTAATTGATGAAATGCctgttttaaatttatgtttagataataataaattgaatAACTTTTTCTCAAGTGATATTAAATCATTTGAGTATATcatcaaaaattattttaaaaatattaccgTCTTAATTATTGCTCATGATGCTAGTACCCTGTCGTGTTGTGATTTTATATACGTTATATCCAAGGGGGAAGTCGTCTATAAATGCAGTTGTACTGATGTTAAGACGCAAGGGGAGTTGGCGGAAATTATTCAGCAGCAGGCATAG